In Luteibacter mycovicinus, a genomic segment contains:
- a CDS encoding flavohemoglobin expression-modulating QEGLA motif protein — MLDQRLLAAVRAIRILPTVSWPASVEERLIAEFGAGRLSIPTIAYHPPRLGDTRAELEAIEAEASEDHPIADYLRRTAESWRIATQMLESAGTDGVTQASVALYGRPGDAIPGSNRSNLDAARYFVDLADELGADLETEDATGNIPAEELRRDMASQLDAFFSPGTISVEVDPELTAKAAAGATRIRLRGGIRFTEYDRHQLLAHEAFVHSLTALNGREQPVLASLARTSPRVTATQEGLAVFAELMSGAIDISRLKRISLRILAIDMALNGADFVEVFRYFRECGQNVADSFHSAQRVFRGVPLSGGSAFAKDNVYLTGLLAVHTFFRWALRQRRLDLLRNLFAGKLALHDVMSLEAHFASGDIAAPRYLPPWMQHVHGLAGKLAFSLFVNHIHMAGVEAEEISLGL; from the coding sequence ATGCTCGACCAGCGCCTGCTCGCTGCCGTCCGCGCCATCCGTATCCTGCCCACGGTCTCCTGGCCCGCCTCGGTCGAAGAACGCCTGATCGCGGAGTTTGGCGCCGGACGGCTCTCGATCCCGACCATCGCCTACCACCCGCCGCGACTGGGCGACACGCGCGCCGAGCTGGAGGCGATCGAGGCCGAAGCGTCCGAGGATCATCCGATCGCCGACTACCTGCGGCGCACGGCCGAGTCGTGGCGGATCGCCACGCAGATGCTCGAGTCCGCCGGCACCGACGGCGTCACGCAGGCATCCGTCGCGCTTTACGGTCGCCCCGGCGATGCCATACCGGGCAGTAACCGCAGCAACCTGGATGCCGCCCGCTATTTCGTGGACCTGGCGGACGAACTGGGCGCGGACCTTGAAACCGAAGACGCCACCGGCAACATCCCCGCGGAAGAGCTGCGCCGCGACATGGCCTCCCAGCTGGACGCGTTCTTCTCGCCAGGCACCATCTCCGTCGAGGTGGATCCGGAGCTGACCGCGAAGGCGGCGGCCGGCGCGACCCGCATCCGTCTGCGCGGTGGTATCCGTTTTACCGAATACGATCGTCACCAGTTGCTGGCCCATGAGGCCTTCGTCCATTCGCTCACCGCGTTGAATGGTCGCGAGCAGCCGGTCCTGGCATCGCTGGCGCGCACGTCGCCACGTGTCACCGCGACGCAGGAGGGCCTGGCGGTGTTCGCCGAGCTGATGTCCGGCGCCATCGATATCTCGCGGCTGAAGCGAATCAGCCTGCGCATCCTGGCGATCGACATGGCCCTGAACGGTGCCGATTTCGTCGAGGTGTTCCGGTACTTCCGTGAGTGCGGGCAGAACGTCGCCGACAGTTTCCACTCGGCGCAGCGAGTCTTTCGTGGCGTGCCGCTCAGCGGCGGCTCGGCGTTTGCGAAGGACAACGTCTACCTGACCGGGCTGCTCGCGGTGCACACCTTTTTTCGCTGGGCGTTGCGGCAGCGCCGTCTCGACCTGCTGCGCAACCTCTTCGCCGGCAAACTGGCACTGCACGACGTCATGAGCCTCGAAGCGCACTTCGCGAGCGGCGATATCGCGGCCCCGCGCTATCTCCCGCCGTGGATGCAGCACGTGCATGGGCTGGCGGGGAAGCTGGCGTTCTCGCTGTTCGTGAATCACATCCACATGGCGGGCGTCGAGGCCGAGGAAATTTCGCTCGGCCTCTGA
- a CDS encoding FAD-binding oxidoreductase: MAEQFELRLTDSFMLAPSVRHLSFERVDGQPLAFVPGQFLQVHFHYDDGKATKRSYSVGSVGDGSSPVQRIEIAVSYVEGGAATKLLGDLEHGQTVDASGPYGRFCLMDGDRNARYILIATGTGVTPYRAMLPQIEALIASRGCRFVLLYGARNEGELLYGEEFEAFARKHEGFTFHACLSRGARPSPRPHDRLGYVQDMLAELEPSAEGDIAYLCGNPNMVDAAFSALKDHGLPVQHIRREKYISSR, encoded by the coding sequence ATGGCCGAACAATTCGAGCTCCGTCTGACCGACAGCTTCATGCTTGCCCCCTCGGTCCGGCACCTGTCGTTCGAGCGGGTGGACGGTCAGCCGCTGGCCTTTGTCCCGGGCCAGTTCCTGCAGGTCCACTTCCACTACGACGACGGCAAGGCGACCAAGCGCAGCTACTCGGTCGGCAGCGTGGGTGACGGCAGCAGCCCGGTCCAGCGGATCGAGATCGCCGTGAGCTATGTCGAGGGCGGGGCGGCGACGAAGCTGCTGGGCGACCTGGAACACGGCCAGACCGTGGACGCCAGCGGCCCTTACGGCCGCTTCTGCCTGATGGACGGCGACCGGAACGCGCGTTATATCCTGATCGCCACGGGCACCGGCGTGACCCCGTACCGGGCCATGCTGCCGCAGATCGAGGCCCTGATCGCCAGTCGCGGCTGCCGTTTCGTGCTGCTTTACGGCGCCCGCAACGAGGGTGAACTGCTCTACGGCGAGGAGTTCGAGGCCTTCGCGCGCAAACATGAGGGCTTCACCTTTCACGCCTGCCTGTCCCGCGGCGCCCGTCCCAGCCCGCGTCCGCACGACCGCCTGGGTTACGTTCAGGACATGCTGGCGGAGCTGGAGCCCAGCGCCGAGGGGGATATCGCCTACCTCTGCGGCAATCCCAACATGGTCGATGCCGCGTTTTCGGCACTGAAAGACCATGGTCTGCCCGTCCAGCATATTCGCCGGGAGAAATACATCTCCTCGCGCTAA